The proteins below are encoded in one region of Knoellia sp. S7-12:
- a CDS encoding ATP-binding cassette domain-containing protein yields MTATLVATSLELDSVEVRSGGRVLVSVPQLRAVPGRPLTIIGESGAGKSLLAHAAMGTLDPGLTATGTMRLGGSTFDLSSRTSRRGLWGHSLALLPQEPSLALDPTMRVLPQVAEGAPLADRHVARTSAAALLGSLGLTDVGQHWPHTLSGGMAQRVSYAAATIPEPGVLLVDEPSKGLDARSLDLLAELLLRHSRAGGVLVTITHDLELARRLGGDVAVMKDAKVIETGAIDDVLGRPAHEHTRRLVGADPALWPARAGGPQAVEAPPSSGVTALISLEQVGVVLGGRPVLSGVDLSVGQGERWALVGPSGAGKTTLGNVLAGVQPVDVGRVVRHASLRPGQVAKLYQDPQASFPAKVPLVAGLRDVARRFGADWTRVTGLLDEVGVPADLLDRRPGQVSGGELQRIAIVRSMLPSPRLVIADEATSRLDLLTQQTTVRALLTEIDASGSALVLVTHDRALARACTDHVLDLTPRAILGGRDQRTRPSERFTEVAGWPSP; encoded by the coding sequence ATGACCGCGACCCTTGTGGCCACAAGTCTCGAACTCGACTCCGTCGAGGTGCGCTCCGGTGGGCGGGTGCTCGTCTCCGTGCCCCAGCTGCGCGCCGTGCCGGGTCGACCACTCACGATCATCGGCGAGAGCGGTGCGGGCAAATCCCTGCTGGCCCACGCAGCCATGGGCACCCTCGACCCGGGCTTGACTGCGACGGGCACGATGCGTCTCGGTGGGTCGACGTTCGACCTCTCGAGCCGCACCTCGCGCCGCGGCCTGTGGGGACACTCGCTCGCCCTGCTGCCGCAGGAACCCTCGCTCGCACTCGACCCGACGATGCGGGTCCTGCCCCAGGTCGCGGAGGGCGCTCCCCTCGCCGACCGTCACGTCGCACGGACGTCGGCAGCCGCATTGCTGGGCTCACTCGGACTCACGGACGTCGGTCAGCACTGGCCCCACACCCTGTCCGGGGGCATGGCTCAGCGGGTGAGCTATGCAGCGGCGACGATCCCCGAGCCGGGAGTGTTGCTCGTGGACGAGCCCTCCAAGGGTCTCGACGCCCGATCTCTGGACCTGCTCGCGGAGCTCCTGCTCCGGCACTCCCGGGCCGGTGGGGTCCTCGTGACCATCACCCACGACCTCGAGCTCGCTCGCCGTCTCGGTGGTGACGTCGCGGTGATGAAGGACGCCAAAGTGATCGAGACCGGGGCGATCGACGACGTCCTTGGTCGCCCTGCCCACGAGCACACACGCCGGCTCGTCGGCGCGGACCCCGCCCTCTGGCCCGCTCGCGCCGGCGGACCCCAGGCAGTCGAGGCGCCACCCTCCTCCGGGGTGACCGCGCTCATCAGCCTCGAGCAGGTCGGTGTGGTGTTGGGGGGTCGTCCCGTCCTCAGCGGGGTCGACCTCAGCGTCGGCCAGGGTGAGCGCTGGGCTCTCGTCGGGCCCAGCGGGGCCGGCAAGACGACGCTGGGCAACGTGCTCGCCGGGGTCCAACCCGTCGACGTGGGACGAGTGGTGCGGCACGCGAGTCTGCGTCCCGGACAGGTCGCCAAGCTCTATCAGGACCCCCAGGCGTCCTTCCCCGCCAAGGTCCCACTGGTCGCTGGCCTTCGTGACGTCGCACGCCGCTTCGGCGCCGACTGGACGCGGGTCACCGGCCTGCTCGACGAGGTCGGTGTGCCTGCGGACCTTCTCGACCGACGACCCGGGCAGGTCTCGGGGGGCGAGTTGCAGCGGATCGCGATAGTCCGCTCGATGCTCCCGTCACCTCGCCTCGTCATCGCCGACGAGGCGACCTCACGGTTGGACCTGCTGACGCAGCAGACCACCGTGCGTGCCCTGCTCACCGAGATCGATGCCTCGGGCAGCGCCCTGGTCCTCGTGACGCACGACCGCGCCCTCGCTCGGGCCTGCACCGATCACGTCCTCGACCTCACCCCGCGCGCGATCCTCGGCGGCCGTGACCAACGAACGAGGCCCTCGGAGCGGTTCACCGAGGTCGCTGGTTGGCCTTCGCCATGA
- a CDS encoding ABC transporter permease codes for MTQLTAPPQVSRPHPAHPAGRPRLARLAHLARPARPARFVAGVVLGLLVTFAVVGPIVWPEAATQDLDRYLQAPTWSKPWGRDDFGRDVTARLAHATRLSLVLSALCVATALLIGGTTGVLAAWAGGWCDTLLRGVAETASALPALLIVLLVSALAAPGALWPLYLGIAVAASIEYFRVVRSRASRVLATDAVEAARLLDLGRWHVVRRHLWPDLRPTLVTLASLGMVTSILAMSTLGFVKVGVQPPRTELGLMLAEALPFFDVAPWMALAPVTVLFALTLSLWGLRSEEVVSR; via the coding sequence ATGACGCAATTGACCGCCCCACCCCAGGTGTCACGTCCCCACCCGGCCCATCCGGCTGGCCGTCCCCGCCTGGCCCGCCTCGCCCACCTTGCCCGCCCCGCCCGTCCTGCCCGTTTCGTCGCCGGTGTCGTTCTCGGACTCTTGGTCACGTTCGCGGTCGTGGGCCCGATCGTCTGGCCCGAGGCGGCCACCCAGGACCTCGATCGATATCTGCAGGCCCCGACGTGGAGCAAGCCCTGGGGGCGCGACGACTTCGGTCGCGACGTCACTGCCCGACTTGCACATGCCACGCGCCTCTCACTGGTCCTCTCGGCCCTCTGCGTCGCGACCGCCCTCCTCATCGGGGGCACCACCGGCGTCCTCGCGGCATGGGCCGGGGGCTGGTGCGACACGCTGCTGCGTGGAGTCGCTGAGACCGCGTCAGCCCTGCCTGCGCTGCTCATCGTGCTGCTGGTCTCGGCGCTCGCAGCGCCCGGTGCGCTGTGGCCGCTCTATCTCGGGATCGCCGTTGCCGCGTCGATCGAGTACTTCCGTGTGGTGCGCTCGCGCGCTTCCCGAGTCCTTGCCACCGACGCCGTCGAGGCCGCTCGCCTGCTCGACCTCGGTCGATGGCACGTCGTGCGACGCCACCTCTGGCCGGACCTGCGCCCCACCCTCGTGACGCTCGCATCGCTCGGGATGGTCACCTCGATCCTCGCGATGTCGACCCTCGGCTTCGTCAAGGTCGGCGTGCAACCGCCACGCACCGAACTCGGGCTGATGCTCGCCGAGGCCCTGCCCTTCTTTGACGTCGCACCGTGGATGGCCCTTGCGCCCGTGACCGTTCTGTTCGCCCTGACGCTGAGCCTGTGGGGCCTGCGATCCGAGGAGGTGGTGTCACGATGA
- a CDS encoding ABC transporter permease: protein MTTPSVPRTVRILTARLAQACGVALMVSVVCFLVVQQLPGDAAYRIAAGRYGADLVDSAAAQGVRQELGLDRPVWQQLGDWCADLFTLDLGRSLVTTRTVVDELGPALLATLQLAAAALLGAVLIGAALGTEAARRPGGIVDRMCAAWVAASRALPPFLLGIGLMVVLSGRAGWMSSAGGDGLAALVLPALTLAICLSGLFARIIRDAVIEVHQSAYVQFARTKGLPERVVIIRHTIRNALVAVVPYVGVQAVVLIEGVVVVESLFSWDGLGHALVHAVFWRDVPVLQGASLVLALLIVAINTGVDLAVAALDPRPRHAGVTA, encoded by the coding sequence GTGACGACACCGTCCGTCCCCCGCACCGTCCGCATCCTCACCGCCCGCCTCGCCCAGGCCTGCGGGGTGGCGCTCATGGTCTCGGTGGTCTGCTTCCTCGTCGTCCAGCAACTGCCCGGCGATGCGGCCTATCGGATTGCCGCCGGACGCTACGGGGCGGACCTCGTTGACTCTGCCGCCGCGCAGGGAGTGCGCCAGGAGCTCGGACTCGACCGGCCGGTGTGGCAGCAGCTGGGTGACTGGTGTGCCGACCTGTTCACCCTCGACCTCGGTCGTTCCCTCGTCACGACGCGCACCGTTGTCGATGAGCTCGGACCGGCCCTGCTCGCCACCCTCCAACTCGCTGCCGCCGCCCTGCTCGGCGCAGTTCTCATCGGCGCTGCCCTGGGCACCGAGGCCGCGCGCCGCCCGGGCGGCATCGTCGACCGGATGTGCGCCGCCTGGGTCGCAGCATCACGCGCCCTCCCGCCGTTCCTCCTCGGAATCGGCCTCATGGTCGTGCTGTCCGGACGCGCCGGCTGGATGTCCTCAGCCGGGGGTGACGGGCTTGCCGCCCTGGTCCTGCCCGCCCTCACTCTCGCGATCTGCCTCTCCGGTCTCTTCGCCAGGATCATTCGCGACGCGGTCATCGAGGTGCACCAATCGGCCTACGTCCAGTTCGCTCGGACCAAGGGGCTGCCAGAGCGGGTGGTGATCATCCGGCACACCATCCGCAACGCCCTCGTCGCGGTCGTCCCCTACGTCGGCGTCCAGGCGGTCGTCCTCATCGAGGGAGTCGTCGTCGTCGAGAGCCTCTTCTCGTGGGACGGACTGGGCCACGCCCTCGTCCACGCGGTCTTCTGGCGCGACGTGCCGGTGCTGCAGGGCGCCTCGCTGGTCCTCGCCCTGCTCATTGTCGCCATCAACACTGGAGTCGACCTCGCCGTCGCCGCCCTCGACCCCCGCCCCCGTCACGCAGGAGTGACCGCATGA
- a CDS encoding ABC transporter substrate-binding protein — protein sequence MNTPSRRRVVSLTATLTAALVTTACGGGGASDRARTIARVVGPFEIHSLEPTASNGLFTRLEVADTVVSSDVEGTLAPGLATTWQPSADKLTWTFDLVDGARFHDGTPVDAPAVAASLTKTAADAASPLAGAPIAKIAAVGETLNISLSTPDPTLPALLTHYSAGILAPSSYDGAGRVTKVVGSGPFEVTELELPSSITTRRFTGYRGDQPTIEGVEFSVVGRAETRAVMAASGQADVVFGLEPAGRQRVDAADGVSMASALQPRTVLLKVNGAHPALKDVRVRRALSLMLDRDRIAEAVLREKDLAATQIFPPALATWNQPDLEPLTHDVDRARDLLTEAGYRPSADGKTLERDGKPLRLTLTTYPDRPELPPLATAIQEAARAIGITIDVAVGNSSEIPAKHADGTLELALLTKHFALVSDPFVSIAETFAAGGAEWGVMNWQDPALTTSLATVAQQPTGPAADAARHEVASVIQEQLPVVPVAWYRLNAAVSDRLGGFVIDPIEHSWRLSETTWVP from the coding sequence ATGAACACGCCCTCACGTCGCCGCGTCGTCTCGCTCACCGCGACGCTCACGGCCGCTCTCGTCACGACCGCCTGCGGTGGTGGGGGCGCCAGCGATCGCGCCCGAACCATCGCGCGGGTCGTGGGACCGTTCGAGATCCACAGCCTCGAGCCCACCGCCAGCAACGGCCTCTTCACCCGGCTCGAGGTGGCCGACACAGTCGTGAGCAGCGACGTCGAAGGCACCTTGGCACCGGGGCTGGCGACCACATGGCAGCCCTCTGCGGACAAGCTGACATGGACCTTCGACCTCGTCGACGGAGCCCGCTTCCACGACGGCACCCCGGTCGACGCACCCGCCGTCGCAGCCTCGCTCACGAAGACCGCGGCCGACGCGGCCAGCCCACTCGCCGGGGCTCCGATCGCGAAGATCGCCGCCGTCGGCGAGACCCTGAACATCAGCCTCAGCACGCCCGATCCGACCCTGCCCGCGCTCCTGACCCACTACAGCGCGGGCATCCTCGCCCCCTCGTCCTACGACGGAGCCGGCCGCGTCACGAAGGTCGTCGGGTCCGGCCCGTTCGAGGTCACCGAGCTCGAGCTGCCGTCCTCGATCACGACCCGACGCTTCACCGGCTACCGCGGAGACCAGCCCACGATCGAGGGCGTCGAGTTCTCGGTCGTCGGGCGCGCCGAGACCCGCGCCGTGATGGCGGCGAGCGGCCAGGCCGACGTCGTCTTCGGTCTCGAACCCGCCGGTCGCCAGCGGGTCGACGCCGCCGACGGTGTCTCGATGGCCTCCGCGCTTCAGCCGCGCACCGTCCTGCTGAAGGTCAACGGTGCCCACCCTGCCCTCAAGGACGTCCGCGTCCGACGGGCACTGTCGCTCATGCTCGATCGCGACCGCATTGCCGAGGCCGTCCTGCGCGAGAAGGACCTTGCCGCAACCCAGATCTTCCCGCCCGCGCTCGCCACGTGGAACCAGCCCGACCTGGAGCCACTCACTCACGATGTCGACCGCGCACGAGATCTGCTCACCGAGGCTGGCTACCGCCCCAGCGCCGACGGCAAAACCCTCGAGCGGGACGGCAAGCCCCTGCGCCTCACCCTGACGACCTATCCCGACCGGCCCGAGCTGCCCCCGTTGGCCACGGCGATCCAGGAAGCGGCCCGTGCCATCGGCATCACCATCGACGTCGCGGTCGGCAACTCCAGCGAGATTCCCGCCAAGCACGCCGACGGCACGCTGGAACTCGCCCTGCTCACCAAGCACTTCGCACTCGTCTCCGACCCCTTTGTCTCCATCGCGGAAACCTTCGCTGCGGGCGGCGCCGAATGGGGTGTCATGAACTGGCAGGACCCTGCACTCACCACGTCCCTGGCGACCGTGGCTCAGCAGCCCACCGGCCCCGCCGCTGACGCCGCTCGCCACGAGGTCGCCAGCGTCATCCAGGAGCAGCTCCCCGTCGTGCCCGTCGCGTGGTATCGACTCAACGCCGCTGTCTCCGACCGGCTCGGCGGCTTCGTCATAGACCCGATCGAGCACAGCTGGCGCCTCAGCGAGACGACGTGGGTCCCGTGA
- a CDS encoding pirin family protein — protein MTQVQVLSPREVPLGGPRSMTVRRTLPHRERSFIGAWCFVDHYGPDDVASSGGMDVPPHPHTGLQTVSWLFEGEVEHRDTGGVHAMVRPGEVNLMTSGRGIAHSEVSTPSTTSLHGVQLWVVLPEADRDLGREFQHHAAPLVPLGDGVEGRVFIGSLAGHSSPITTRTPLLGVEVTLAQGATWTVPVDTAYEHGLLIDTGGVTLNGTALQRGDLGIIEAGLSALTVVALEPTRAVLLGGTPYDEAIVMWWNFIGRDHDEIVAFRDEWQARSERFGEVDGYAGRLTWLPAPELPGGRLRSRTRHGRED, from the coding sequence ATGACCCAGGTTCAGGTGTTGAGCCCGCGGGAGGTCCCGCTCGGCGGGCCGCGGTCGATGACGGTCCGGCGCACCCTCCCCCACCGCGAGCGGTCGTTCATCGGGGCGTGGTGCTTCGTCGACCACTATGGGCCGGACGACGTGGCCTCCAGCGGCGGCATGGACGTGCCGCCGCATCCGCACACCGGACTGCAGACCGTGAGCTGGCTCTTCGAGGGCGAGGTCGAGCACCGCGACACCGGCGGCGTGCACGCCATGGTCCGCCCGGGCGAGGTCAACCTCATGACGAGCGGTCGCGGCATCGCCCACTCCGAGGTGTCGACGCCTTCGACGACGTCCCTGCACGGTGTCCAGCTCTGGGTCGTCCTGCCCGAGGCCGACCGTGACCTCGGACGCGAATTCCAGCACCACGCAGCGCCGCTCGTGCCGTTGGGTGACGGCGTCGAGGGCCGTGTCTTCATCGGTTCGCTTGCCGGCCACTCGTCGCCGATCACCACTCGAACGCCGCTGCTCGGGGTGGAGGTGACCCTCGCGCAAGGTGCGACGTGGACGGTCCCGGTGGACACGGCATACGAGCATGGTCTGTTGATCGACACGGGTGGGGTGACACTCAACGGAACTGCGCTGCAGCGAGGCGACCTCGGCATCATCGAGGCCGGGCTGTCCGCGCTCACCGTCGTCGCCCTCGAGCCCACGCGGGCGGTGCTGCTCGGTGGGACGCCCTACGACGAGGCGATCGTCATGTGGTGGAACTTCATCGGTCGCGACCACGACGAGATCGTCGCCTTCCGTGATGAGTGGCAGGCGCGCTCGGAGCGCTTCGGCGAGGTCGACGGGTATGCCGGCCGGCTGACCTGGCTGCCCGCGCCCGAGCTCCCGGGTGGTCGCCTTCGCAGCCGCACGCGTCACGGACGCGAGGACTGA
- a CDS encoding GNAT family N-acetyltransferase — protein sequence MADNAENVVVCNHPDLLRYEAHLGGELAGFAAYRLEDGRIAFTHTEVDPAFEGKGIGSALARGALDDVRATGGLRVLPLCPFIKGWIAKHEDYQDLLGH from the coding sequence ATGGCTGACAACGCTGAGAACGTCGTCGTGTGCAACCACCCCGACCTGCTGCGCTATGAGGCGCATCTGGGGGGCGAACTCGCGGGCTTCGCCGCCTATCGGCTCGAGGACGGGCGGATCGCCTTCACGCACACCGAGGTGGATCCCGCCTTCGAGGGCAAGGGCATCGGTTCGGCCCTGGCTCGGGGCGCCCTCGATGACGTGCGTGCCACCGGTGGACTCAGGGTGCTGCCGCTCTGCCCCTTCATCAAGGGATGGATCGCCAAGCACGAGGACTATCAGGACCTGCTCGGGCACTGA
- a CDS encoding N-acetyltransferase family protein, whose amino-acid sequence MTAEVTLRDAAPADAAACAAIYAHYVEHTTATFEEIAPSVEEMMARIASAQEQHAWLVAERDGAIVGYAYGGPFKARAAYRYSCEVSVYLDVTARGGGVGRIVYAALLARMESLGMRMACGGVTLPNDASAALHLAMGFESVGTYRRIGWKHGEWRDVAWFQKPLGGDGPPRD is encoded by the coding sequence ATGACTGCCGAGGTGACCCTGCGCGACGCCGCGCCCGCCGATGCCGCAGCATGCGCGGCCATCTATGCGCACTACGTCGAGCACACGACGGCGACGTTCGAGGAGATCGCTCCCAGCGTCGAGGAGATGATGGCTCGCATCGCCTCGGCACAGGAGCAGCACGCCTGGCTGGTGGCCGAGCGGGATGGTGCGATCGTGGGCTATGCCTACGGCGGCCCGTTCAAAGCCCGTGCGGCATACCGGTATTCGTGCGAAGTGAGTGTCTATCTCGACGTCACCGCACGCGGTGGTGGAGTGGGCAGGATCGTGTATGCCGCGCTGCTGGCTCGCATGGAATCGCTCGGGATGCGCATGGCCTGCGGAGGCGTGACCCTGCCCAACGACGCGAGCGCGGCCCTGCACCTGGCCATGGGGTTCGAATCGGTCGGGACCTATCGCCGCATTGGGTGGAAGCACGGTGAATGGCGCGACGTGGCGTGGTTCCAGAAGCCGCTGGGCGGGGACGGCCCACCCCGCGACTGA
- a CDS encoding S1 family peptidase — MSRRSLTVLAGTISAAAAATALCVAPATAASSGSVGPEPSTGPLAVDSGASVDEMSAQWLAKEKGLTLETARDRVAAQDGQGRKAAALEKSLGAKAVGTWIDQATGVLHVNVTDAAAASKVRAAGASARVVTADRTELAASEKAAKARVGKDVISSHVDPVTNKVVVTVPADRLAATRAMITDPSVSVEGTEAKVTTQANVYGGQQIEFSGYVCSLGFNATKAGAPVFITAGHCAEGNQTFTRNGTTLGTTRGWSFPGNDYAYSSLSSSWTGIAAVDMWNGSARTVTGSSNATVGTAICKSGRTTAWTCGSVQAKNVTVNYNNGDGTYSTVGGLTKSNTCTEGGDSGGSWMAGNLAQGVTSGGAGYGANGVCGQKVGQPNVAYFQPIGEILTAYGLVLKTA; from the coding sequence ATGTCTCGCAGAAGTCTCACCGTCCTGGCCGGCACCATCTCGGCCGCCGCCGCAGCAACCGCCCTCTGTGTCGCCCCCGCGACCGCCGCTTCTTCGGGCTCAGTCGGCCCGGAGCCCAGCACCGGCCCGCTCGCCGTCGACTCCGGCGCCTCCGTCGACGAGATGTCGGCCCAGTGGCTCGCCAAGGAGAAGGGTCTGACCCTCGAGACCGCGCGTGACCGGGTGGCCGCGCAGGACGGGCAGGGCCGCAAGGCCGCCGCCCTCGAGAAGTCGCTCGGGGCCAAGGCCGTCGGCACGTGGATCGACCAGGCCACCGGCGTGCTCCACGTCAACGTCACCGACGCCGCCGCTGCGTCGAAGGTGCGTGCGGCCGGTGCGTCCGCCAGGGTCGTCACCGCTGACAGGACCGAGCTCGCCGCGTCCGAGAAGGCCGCGAAGGCGCGCGTCGGAAAGGACGTCATCTCGTCCCACGTCGACCCGGTCACCAACAAGGTCGTCGTGACCGTGCCCGCCGACCGGCTGGCTGCGACCCGCGCCATGATCACCGACCCGTCGGTCAGCGTCGAGGGCACGGAGGCCAAGGTCACCACCCAGGCCAACGTCTATGGCGGTCAGCAGATCGAGTTCAGTGGCTACGTCTGCTCGCTCGGCTTCAACGCCACCAAGGCCGGAGCGCCGGTCTTCATCACCGCCGGGCACTGCGCCGAGGGCAACCAGACGTTCACCCGCAACGGGACGACGCTCGGCACGACCCGCGGCTGGTCCTTCCCCGGCAACGACTACGCCTACTCCAGCCTCTCGTCGAGCTGGACCGGGATCGCTGCGGTCGACATGTGGAACGGCAGCGCCCGGACCGTCACGGGGTCGAGCAATGCCACGGTCGGCACCGCGATCTGCAAGTCGGGTCGCACCACGGCCTGGACCTGCGGCTCGGTGCAGGCCAAGAACGTCACGGTCAACTACAACAACGGTGACGGCACCTACTCCACCGTCGGCGGTCTCACGAAGTCCAACACCTGCACCGAAGGTGGCGACTCCGGCGGCTCGTGGATGGCCGGCAACCTCGCCCAGGGCGTGACGAGCGGCGGCGCTGGCTACGGCGCCAACGGCGTGTGCGGTCAGAAGGTCGGCCAGCCCAACGTTGCCTACTTCCAGCCGATTGGTGAGATCCTCACCGCCTACGGGCTCGTCCTCAAGACGGCCTGA
- a CDS encoding VOC family protein encodes MATHEEKWPAGTPCWVDITVSDLARSQAFYNTVLGWEFEESTEEYGGYTNAHLGGRKVAGMSASMEGMDWPNVWSTYFATDDVDATAAAATGAGAQQTFEPMDVGAFGRMAMWVDPGGAAFGAWESRDHTGYEAHNEHGAVGWVDLATRDLKTSKAFYGSVFGLTYEDMSMSGVRYATFTPPGGEWAAGGMGDRQVGDALGPRWCVTFEVDDVDVARQRAVEAGGAAPEAPLEFEFGRIATVKGPDGEEFSLMTSKAPDSEAPTAP; translated from the coding sequence ATGGCAACTCACGAGGAGAAGTGGCCGGCGGGCACGCCCTGCTGGGTGGACATCACCGTGAGCGACCTGGCCCGTAGCCAGGCGTTCTACAACACCGTGCTCGGCTGGGAGTTCGAAGAGAGCACCGAGGAGTACGGCGGCTACACCAACGCCCACCTCGGCGGTCGCAAGGTCGCCGGGATGTCAGCCTCGATGGAGGGGATGGACTGGCCCAACGTCTGGTCGACCTACTTCGCAACCGATGACGTCGACGCGACCGCGGCGGCAGCGACGGGAGCTGGCGCCCAGCAGACGTTCGAGCCCATGGACGTGGGAGCCTTCGGGCGGATGGCGATGTGGGTCGACCCCGGTGGGGCGGCCTTCGGGGCGTGGGAGTCGCGCGATCACACCGGCTACGAAGCGCACAATGAGCACGGCGCCGTCGGCTGGGTCGACCTGGCGACGCGTGACCTCAAGACGTCAAAAGCGTTCTACGGCAGTGTTTTTGGGCTCACCTATGAGGACATGTCGATGAGTGGCGTGAGATATGCGACGTTCACGCCACCAGGTGGCGAGTGGGCAGCGGGCGGCATGGGCGACCGGCAGGTCGGAGATGCTCTCGGACCGCGGTGGTGTGTGACATTCGAGGTGGACGACGTGGATGTGGCGCGGCAACGGGCGGTCGAGGCGGGTGGAGCCGCGCCGGAGGCCCCGCTCGAATTCGAGTTCGGTCGCATCGCGACGGTCAAGGGGCCCGACGGCGAGGAGTTCTCGCTCATGACCTCGAAGGCACCAGACAGCGAAGCACCTACTGCACCGTAA
- a CDS encoding ATP-binding cassette domain-containing protein — translation MAHLEVNQVGFTLPDGRPLLDGVQFRVGEGQRVALIGPNGTGKTTLTRIISGDLTAHEGAITTSGTLAVMNQFVGKVRDDSTVRDLLITVAPERIRKAALAVDAAELRIMEVDDEPSQMDYAQALADWGDAGGYEFETTVWDTVTTQALGMPFEQAQWRAVTSLSGGEQKRVVLEALLSGPADLLLLDEPDNYLDVPSKRWLEDRLIASNKTVLFISHDRELLSRVATAVVTLEPGVNGASAWIHPGSFATWHQARVDRNDRLDEMRRRWDEEHTKLKALVLMYRTKAAFNDGLASRLHAAETRLAKFVKAGPPEKVAIAQNVTMRLRGGRTAKRAVVCTGVELLAPGSSDSVSGDLDSLMKPFDLEVWFGERVAVLGSNGSGKSHFLRLLAAGGSDPDIEHQPVSDVTVEPVRHSGTARLGSRVRPGWFAQTHDSPQLRGRTLLEILHRGDEHRTGRGREEASRVLDRYELAHQGEQTFDTLSGGQQARFQILLLELSGATLLLLDEPTDNLDLHSAEALEQALAAFEGTVLAVTHDRWFARSFDRFLVFGSDGRVVETPGPVWDEARVSRAR, via the coding sequence GTGGCACATCTCGAGGTCAACCAGGTCGGGTTCACGCTCCCCGACGGGCGTCCCCTGCTCGACGGCGTCCAGTTCCGCGTCGGCGAGGGGCAGCGCGTCGCTCTCATCGGCCCCAACGGGACCGGCAAGACGACCCTGACCCGGATCATCTCGGGCGACCTCACCGCGCACGAGGGCGCCATCACCACGTCCGGGACGCTCGCGGTCATGAACCAGTTCGTGGGCAAGGTCCGCGATGACTCGACCGTGCGCGATCTGCTCATCACCGTTGCGCCAGAACGCATTCGCAAGGCCGCGCTGGCCGTGGACGCCGCCGAGCTGCGGATCATGGAAGTCGACGACGAGCCGTCGCAGATGGACTACGCGCAGGCGCTGGCGGACTGGGGCGATGCGGGTGGCTACGAGTTCGAGACGACGGTGTGGGACACGGTCACGACCCAGGCGTTGGGTATGCCGTTCGAGCAGGCTCAGTGGCGTGCCGTCACCTCCCTGTCGGGAGGCGAACAGAAGCGCGTGGTGCTTGAGGCGCTGCTGAGCGGACCGGCCGACCTGCTGCTCCTCGACGAGCCCGACAACTACCTCGACGTGCCGTCCAAGCGGTGGCTCGAGGACCGGCTCATCGCGTCGAACAAGACGGTCCTGTTCATCAGCCACGACCGCGAGCTGCTCTCGAGGGTCGCCACGGCCGTCGTCACCCTGGAGCCGGGCGTCAACGGGGCCAGCGCCTGGATTCACCCAGGCTCGTTCGCGACCTGGCACCAGGCTCGGGTCGACCGCAACGACCGCCTCGACGAGATGCGCCGACGCTGGGACGAGGAGCACACCAAGCTCAAGGCACTCGTCCTCATGTATCGAACGAAGGCGGCCTTCAACGACGGTCTCGCCTCGCGGCTCCACGCCGCCGAGACCCGGCTCGCGAAGTTCGTGAAGGCCGGCCCGCCCGAGAAGGTCGCCATTGCTCAGAACGTCACGATGCGCCTCAGGGGTGGGCGCACGGCGAAGCGCGCGGTCGTGTGCACCGGCGTCGAGCTTCTCGCCCCGGGCAGCTCGGACTCAGTGTCGGGTGACCTTGATTCCTTGATGAAGCCGTTCGACCTCGAGGTCTGGTTCGGCGAGCGCGTTGCCGTCCTCGGGTCCAACGGTTCGGGCAAGTCCCACTTCCTGCGGCTCCTGGCCGCGGGCGGGAGCGACCCCGACATCGAGCATCAACCAGTCAGCGATGTCACCGTGGAACCAGTGCGGCACAGCGGAACTGCGCGCCTCGGGTCCCGGGTGCGTCCCGGTTGGTTCGCCCAGACCCACGACTCGCCCCAACTGCGCGGGCGCACGCTGCTCGAGATCCTCCACCGGGGTGATGAGCATCGCACCGGGCGTGGGCGTGAGGAGGCGTCGCGCGTGCTCGACCGCTATGAGCTCGCGCATCAGGGCGAGCAGACCTTCGACACGCTCTCGGGCGGGCAGCAGGCGCGCTTCCAGATCCTCCTGCTCGAGCTGAGCGGGGCGACGCTGCTGCTCCTCGACGAGCCGACCGACAACCTCGACCTGCACTCGGCCGAGGCGCTGGAGCAGGCCCTCGCGGCCTTCGAGGGGACGGTACTGGCTGTGACCCACGACCGCTGGTTCGCGCGCAGCTTCGACCGGTTCCTTGTCTTCGGCAGCGATGGCCGCGTCGTCGAGACTCCGGGGCCGGTGTGGGACGAGGCCAGGGTCAGCCGCGCCCGCTGA